DNA from Temnothorax longispinosus isolate EJ_2023e unplaced genomic scaffold, Tlon_JGU_v1 HiC_scaffold_32, whole genome shotgun sequence:
tggcactgtaaggagacatgagaggtgtagcataagtgggagatggcaacatcgccggtgaaataccactactttcatcgtttccttacttactcggttaggcTGACCGAAGCAGAACAGAAAGTCAAGATGTCAAAATAACGacaaaatgatttatttatttagtcgaCCATACATGCCTTTTCAAGTCACAGCAAGTATTAGAAAATGCACAGAAAAGAACAAGGTTCTCtgtaagaaaaacaaagactagcatatatataaaaaaggaaaataaaaatctcttttatttatttactcttttagacaattatatttatttcagtaggTTTCCCAAATTCTAAAGTTATTTAGCTGAAAAACAAAAAGGTTGCTATTCTAAcatgaaaaaacaaaaacatttcagacaacaaaaataattaattaattagaatagctctgtaattaattagagttaattagagaaaattaatgaaaaatagatTAGTGTAACTCAACTAGAcatcataaattaattgataaaaaactgGACTATTTAGGATTACTTAGGTCAAATAAGAGACCTATTTTGgtgtagaaatattaaatgagaTACATTCTCTGGTAACAAACAACTTCGTTTCGCCGAGACAATATTTCCTGCAGTGGAAAACACTCTTTCCGCTGTAGCAGATGAGGCGGGAATGCACAAAAGCTGGCGGGCTATTTTAGCCACTGCTGGGAAGCATACTTCATGTGCCTTCCACCAAGCGCACAGATCAAGATTATGGTCAATCTGAGTTTCCGCGACGTATTTGGCAAAATCATCACCCTCATGATTTTTGTCTATTCCGAGGAGAAAATCCATGACCGTCAAGCCTTGATGCTGCTCGTTGCCACTAGGTGTGGCTAAATGTCCATGGTTTAAATTAGTGCGCCTTTGCACTTCTGTGTGTATAGATGAGCGTACACTTTTAGATGGTTCCGCTGTCAACTTCTTATGTCGAGGATCGAGTAAAGTGGCCATTTGCATCGCTTTCACTTCATTGTTAACgtcaatattttccatcttGAATCGATCAGTGAGGTCTAAGGCCGCTCGAACTTTAAAAGTTCTTTGTAAAGAACTATCATCGTCCTTTACCAGTAAATGGCGATTGATTAAATTGTAGATAATGGGACGCACTATACTCAATGTGATGGACTTTTCGGCGCATAAGATTGTGGTTGCTTGTTGGAATGGTTTTAGCAATACTGTAAGCTGCATAATTTTTACCCACTCTGCTTCGCATAGCTCTAACTTAGCAGCAATCGCCGACTTGAATACGGACCGGTCACTTAAAGCTGCCATAATGCCGGAGCGCAAAGTTTGGAGTCTATCTAACATAAAGAATGTGGAATCCCAGCGTGTCGGACATCTCTGCATCAGTCGCAATGTTGGCAATCCGAGACTTTTCAGCTTATCCTCTAGAGCGGTTGTTCTGCTATAAGAGTGCCGGAATGCACTAACAATCTCTGCTCCTTTCTTTATCACAGACACACATTCTGATGCTTCTAAGGCTGTATTGACAGACAATTGTATGATGTGTGCTGCACATCGTACACTGAGCATACCGTCCGTATCGCCTAGTTCTTTAGCTGCCTTAACAATATTACTAGCATTGTCATGTACAAGTCAGGTAACTTTGTTAGTTAAATTCCATTCTTGCACAACCTCGCGAATTGTTTTCTGCAAATGTTCAGCAGTGTGGCTCTCGTCATCAAATTGACAGTGTGTGGGATCCAGTTGTCATCAAGGTAGTGTGCtgataatgttatataactgTCATTTGCCTTAGACGTCCACGCCTCTGTTGTAATGGCTACAGCGTCGACTTTATCTAATGTGGTGCGCACCTGTTCCGCTGCCTCGTTGTACAAAGTGCGCATTCGGTTGTCAATCGTCCTTCTTGAAGGTACTTTGTAACCTGAAACACTGATAGCTATGAACTGAATAAAACCTTCATTCTCTACAATCGATGTTGGGAGCATGTCGATCGCAATCATTTTGCAGATAGCCACGGTAATATCCTCTGCACGTCTAGAATTTACAGGTTTTTtcgttgaaataatattttgagatGTAGTGAAGCGCCTTTTCTTGCTTTTAGGTTCTGACTGATCACATTCTTGGTCTAGGCCATTAGAACTCGAGTCAGAATCGCTCATGGTTTGCCTAGAAATCAGTaaagttttgaaatttttatatcctaaatttatagtaataactttttatctctAAATTGTGAATCGATCTGAAATTTAGTCCCGAACTTTAAAAGAGAATACAGAATATGAGATATATACACGgggagaattttctcttaaaatttactttgaaatcatggtagttgtgggacaacatgtaccaccaagaattttatacgAGCTATcctgattaatatctaccataataaaaaatattaatatctattacattaaaag
Protein-coding regions in this window:
- the LOC139824294 gene encoding E3 SUMO-protein ligase ZBED1-like → MGKSKVWQHFMPSADNSEAACKYCESKLSHKGSTTCLWNHYNKKHKVVLGASSSRIHRQTMSDSDSSSNGLDQECDQSEPKSKKRRFTTSQNIISTKKPVNSRRAEDITVAICKMIAIDMLPTSIVENEGFIQFIAISVSGYKVPSRRTIDNRMRTLYNEAAEQVRTTLDKVDAVAITTEAWTSKAAKELGDTDGMLSVRCAAHIIQLSVNTALEASECVSVIKKGAEIVSAFRHSYSRTTALEDKLKSLGLPTLRLMQRCPTRWDSTFFMLDRLQTLRSGIMAALSDRSVFKSAIAAKLELCEAEWVKIMQLTVLLKPFQQATTILCAEKSITLSIVRPIIYNLINRHLLVKDDDSSLQRTFKVRAALDLTDRFKMENIDVNNEVKAMQMATLLDPRHKKLTAEPSKSVRSSIHTEVQRRTNLNHGHLATPSGNEQHQGLTVMDFLLGIDKNHEGDDFAKYVAETQIDHNLDLCAWWKAHELNNFRIWETY